In one Musa acuminata AAA Group cultivar baxijiao chromosome BXJ2-5, Cavendish_Baxijiao_AAA, whole genome shotgun sequence genomic region, the following are encoded:
- the LOC103984133 gene encoding TOM1-like protein 9 isoform X1, with protein sequence MAGALVDRATSHMLIGPDWAMNVQICDILNRDPGQAKDVVRGLKKRIGHKNPKVQLLALTLLETVTKSCGDIVHMHVAEKDILHKMVKIVKKKPDLQVKEKILVLIDTWQEAFGGPRAAYPQYYAAYQDLLQAGAVFPQRTGRSASIFTPQNQPLTLYPPSARSTDDHQEVPETSVGSDFPALSLTEIQNARGIVDVLAEMLNAIDPGNREGLRQEVIVDLVDQCRTYKQRVMQLVNTTTDEELLCQGLALNDDLQRALAKHDSVAAGIAVQVEKPKTLKALVDVDDSAASKDTDQRSSTGTSSNQPPLQQLSLPAPPVSNSSATSLAIVDPNIDLLSGEDYSKPATENMLALVPVSEPLTNSASDQNILALSDMFSNTSAQVNNNNPTNVSDSSLTLSAPQAYPSVSPLQLQPQLVQQPAPYPNGNNPGPPRYEHAINDGSQLNQANTVWNGQVIPSLTSQQATQGYGINDQNGILPLPPWQAQPVRTTELPNLQPQPMQNGHLGGVNSLPGPINQPGSMQLQAPQSMPGSFMGVMHPQFMLGTQFGGLQPQFVQGNQYVGQNGQMTAIYSQQMLGGHLPAINQQTLSGVQMTGYGYRRQPESQFYDPRVTAYNYSSPEEISQRMYGLSMQGNSMFVNKTSSNQSSMPSYLHQSNMPSKPDDKLFGDLVNMAKAKQNKVGSL encoded by the exons ACAAGCAAAGGATGTTGTTAGAGGCCTCAAAAAGCGTATTGGTCATAAAAATCCTAAAGTTCAGCTGCTTGCACTAACA CTGTTGGAAACAGTTACAAAAAGTTGTGGTGACATTGTCCATATGCATGTTGCTGAGAAAGACATACTCCATAAGATGGTCAAGATTGTAAAGAAGAAG CCAGATTTGCAAGTCAAAGAGAAAATTTTAGTATTAATTGACACTTGGCAAGAAGCATTTGGTGGCCCTCGTGCAGCATATCCACAATACTATGCTGCATATCAGGACCTGTTG cAAGCTGGAGCTGTATTTCCGCAGAGGACTGGGAGGTCTGCTTCTATATTTACTCCACAAAATCAGCCTTTGACATTGTATCCTCCATCTGCACGGAGTACTGATGATCACCAAGAAGTGCCTGAAACATCAGTCGGatctgattttcctgctttaag CCTGACAGAAATTCAAAATGCTCGTGGCATCGTGGATGTTCTTGCTGAGATGTTGAATGCCATAGACCCTGGGAACAGAGAG GGGCTCAGACAGGAGGTTATTGTTGACCTTGTTGACCAGTGTCGAACTTACAAGCAGAGGGTAATGCAGCTTGTCAACACAACCAC AGATGAGGAGCTTCTTTGTCAAGGACTTGCTCTTAATGATGACTTGCAGCGTGCACTCGCCAAACATGATTCTGTTGCAGCAGGGATTGCCGTTCAGGTGGAGAAGCCAAAAACCCTTAAAGCACTTGTAGATGTTGATGATTCTGCAGCCAGCAAAGACACAGATCAAAG GTCCAGCACAGGCACCAGTAGCAACCAGCCTCCTCTTCAGCAATTATCATTGCCGGCACCTCCAGTCTCCAATAGTTCTGCAACCTCATTAGCAATAGTTGATCCAAACATAGATCTTCTCAGCGGAGAGGATTATAGTAAACCTGCAACTGAGAATATGCTAGCCCTTGTTCCTGTCAGTGAACCACTTACTAATTCTGCTTCTGACCAAAACATCTTAGCCCTTTCAGACATGTTTTCCAACACTAGTGCTCAAGTGAACAATAACAATCCTACAAACGTTTCTGATTCTTCATTGACATTGTCAGCCCCACAGGCTTATCCTTCTGTATCACCACTTCAGCTGCAGCCCCAGCTGGTGCAGCAGCCTGCCCCTTATCCTAATGGAAACAACCCAGGACCACCTCGATATGAGCATGCGATTAATGATGGTTCACAGTTAAACCAAGCAAATACTGTGTGGAATGGTCAAGTTATTCCCAGCTTAACATCACAGCAGGCAACACAAGGTTATG GTATAAATGACCAAAATGGAATTCTTCCTCTACCCCCTTGGCAAGCTCAACCTGTGCGGACTACTGAATTGCCTAATTTGCAGCCTCAACCTATGCAAAATGGCCATCTTGGAGGTGTGAATTCTTTACCGGGGCCAATTAACCAACCCGGAAGCATGCAACTCCAAGCCCCCCAATCCATGCCGGGCAGCTTTATGGGGGTAATGCATCCGCAATTTATGTTAGGAACACAGTTTGGAGGTCTGCAACCGCAGTTTGTGCAGGGTAACCAATATGTGGGGCAGAACGGTCAGATGACTGCTATATATTCGCAGCAAATGCTCGGAGGACATTTGCCTGCTATCAATCAGCAAACTCTCTCCGGCGTCCAGATGACCGGTTATGGGTACAGGAGGCAACCAGAGTCCCAGTTCTATGATCCAAGGGTTACTGCATACAATTATTCCAGCCCAGAGGAGATTTCCCAGAGGATGTATGGGCTCTCCATGCAAGGCAATAGCATGTTTGTGAATAAGACTTCTTCCAACCAGAGCTCAATGCCCTCTTACCTGCATCAATCCAACATGCCATCAAAGCCTGATGATAAACTTTTTGGTGATCTTGTTAATATGGCCAAAGCAAAGCAAAATAAAGTTGGAAGCCTGTAA
- the LOC103984133 gene encoding TOM1-like protein 9 isoform X2 codes for MAGALVDRATSHMLIGPDWAMNVQICDILNRDPGQAKDVVRGLKKRIGHKNPKVQLLALTLLETVTKSCGDIVHMHVAEKDILHKMVKIVKKKQAGAVFPQRTGRSASIFTPQNQPLTLYPPSARSTDDHQEVPETSVGSDFPALSLTEIQNARGIVDVLAEMLNAIDPGNREGLRQEVIVDLVDQCRTYKQRVMQLVNTTTDEELLCQGLALNDDLQRALAKHDSVAAGIAVQVEKPKTLKALVDVDDSAASKDTDQRSSTGTSSNQPPLQQLSLPAPPVSNSSATSLAIVDPNIDLLSGEDYSKPATENMLALVPVSEPLTNSASDQNILALSDMFSNTSAQVNNNNPTNVSDSSLTLSAPQAYPSVSPLQLQPQLVQQPAPYPNGNNPGPPRYEHAINDGSQLNQANTVWNGQVIPSLTSQQATQGYGINDQNGILPLPPWQAQPVRTTELPNLQPQPMQNGHLGGVNSLPGPINQPGSMQLQAPQSMPGSFMGVMHPQFMLGTQFGGLQPQFVQGNQYVGQNGQMTAIYSQQMLGGHLPAINQQTLSGVQMTGYGYRRQPESQFYDPRVTAYNYSSPEEISQRMYGLSMQGNSMFVNKTSSNQSSMPSYLHQSNMPSKPDDKLFGDLVNMAKAKQNKVGSL; via the exons ACAAGCAAAGGATGTTGTTAGAGGCCTCAAAAAGCGTATTGGTCATAAAAATCCTAAAGTTCAGCTGCTTGCACTAACA CTGTTGGAAACAGTTACAAAAAGTTGTGGTGACATTGTCCATATGCATGTTGCTGAGAAAGACATACTCCATAAGATGGTCAAGATTGTAAAGAAGAAG cAAGCTGGAGCTGTATTTCCGCAGAGGACTGGGAGGTCTGCTTCTATATTTACTCCACAAAATCAGCCTTTGACATTGTATCCTCCATCTGCACGGAGTACTGATGATCACCAAGAAGTGCCTGAAACATCAGTCGGatctgattttcctgctttaag CCTGACAGAAATTCAAAATGCTCGTGGCATCGTGGATGTTCTTGCTGAGATGTTGAATGCCATAGACCCTGGGAACAGAGAG GGGCTCAGACAGGAGGTTATTGTTGACCTTGTTGACCAGTGTCGAACTTACAAGCAGAGGGTAATGCAGCTTGTCAACACAACCAC AGATGAGGAGCTTCTTTGTCAAGGACTTGCTCTTAATGATGACTTGCAGCGTGCACTCGCCAAACATGATTCTGTTGCAGCAGGGATTGCCGTTCAGGTGGAGAAGCCAAAAACCCTTAAAGCACTTGTAGATGTTGATGATTCTGCAGCCAGCAAAGACACAGATCAAAG GTCCAGCACAGGCACCAGTAGCAACCAGCCTCCTCTTCAGCAATTATCATTGCCGGCACCTCCAGTCTCCAATAGTTCTGCAACCTCATTAGCAATAGTTGATCCAAACATAGATCTTCTCAGCGGAGAGGATTATAGTAAACCTGCAACTGAGAATATGCTAGCCCTTGTTCCTGTCAGTGAACCACTTACTAATTCTGCTTCTGACCAAAACATCTTAGCCCTTTCAGACATGTTTTCCAACACTAGTGCTCAAGTGAACAATAACAATCCTACAAACGTTTCTGATTCTTCATTGACATTGTCAGCCCCACAGGCTTATCCTTCTGTATCACCACTTCAGCTGCAGCCCCAGCTGGTGCAGCAGCCTGCCCCTTATCCTAATGGAAACAACCCAGGACCACCTCGATATGAGCATGCGATTAATGATGGTTCACAGTTAAACCAAGCAAATACTGTGTGGAATGGTCAAGTTATTCCCAGCTTAACATCACAGCAGGCAACACAAGGTTATG GTATAAATGACCAAAATGGAATTCTTCCTCTACCCCCTTGGCAAGCTCAACCTGTGCGGACTACTGAATTGCCTAATTTGCAGCCTCAACCTATGCAAAATGGCCATCTTGGAGGTGTGAATTCTTTACCGGGGCCAATTAACCAACCCGGAAGCATGCAACTCCAAGCCCCCCAATCCATGCCGGGCAGCTTTATGGGGGTAATGCATCCGCAATTTATGTTAGGAACACAGTTTGGAGGTCTGCAACCGCAGTTTGTGCAGGGTAACCAATATGTGGGGCAGAACGGTCAGATGACTGCTATATATTCGCAGCAAATGCTCGGAGGACATTTGCCTGCTATCAATCAGCAAACTCTCTCCGGCGTCCAGATGACCGGTTATGGGTACAGGAGGCAACCAGAGTCCCAGTTCTATGATCCAAGGGTTACTGCATACAATTATTCCAGCCCAGAGGAGATTTCCCAGAGGATGTATGGGCTCTCCATGCAAGGCAATAGCATGTTTGTGAATAAGACTTCTTCCAACCAGAGCTCAATGCCCTCTTACCTGCATCAATCCAACATGCCATCAAAGCCTGATGATAAACTTTTTGGTGATCTTGTTAATATGGCCAAAGCAAAGCAAAATAAAGTTGGAAGCCTGTAA